In the Streptomyces sp. f51 genome, one interval contains:
- a CDS encoding tetratricopeptide repeat protein — protein sequence MRKSEARKLIGEAREAFDAGEWQRSADLHEQVLAHFPDEEPSAVWWYDAALAHKFLRNWEKALDLGREAAARSPRGEGDPAYWNLGIAATILRDWATARDAWSGFGIELPGGEGEIDGRFGAACVRLDTEGQREVVWIERLCPTRGRVVNVPVTGGRRYGEIVVHDGEPKGERVYDGTAFPVFDELTLFEASPLPTLEVTVAAGEAGDLEALLALFTEHGFGAEPASSVRLLCACCSEGTHQQEREVLAGAQAVSLAAPEPQARLLLERWAGERAIGRSWSGLADVG from the coding sequence GTGCGCAAGTCCGAGGCCAGGAAGCTGATCGGGGAAGCGAGAGAGGCGTTCGACGCCGGGGAGTGGCAGCGGTCCGCCGACCTCCACGAACAGGTCCTCGCGCATTTCCCCGACGAGGAGCCGAGCGCGGTGTGGTGGTACGACGCCGCGCTCGCCCACAAGTTCCTGCGGAACTGGGAGAAGGCGCTCGACCTCGGGCGCGAGGCGGCGGCCCGTTCCCCGCGGGGGGAGGGCGACCCCGCGTACTGGAACCTCGGGATCGCCGCCACGATCCTGCGGGACTGGGCGACGGCCCGCGACGCCTGGAGCGGCTTCGGCATCGAACTCCCTGGCGGGGAGGGCGAGATCGACGGCCGCTTCGGCGCCGCCTGTGTGCGGCTGGACACCGAGGGGCAGCGGGAGGTCGTGTGGATCGAGCGGTTGTGCCCGACCCGGGGCCGCGTGGTCAACGTGCCCGTCACGGGCGGACGCCGGTACGGCGAGATCGTGGTCCACGACGGCGAACCCAAGGGGGAGCGGGTCTACGACGGCACGGCGTTCCCTGTGTTCGACGAGCTCACGCTCTTCGAGGCCTCGCCGCTGCCGACGCTGGAGGTGACGGTCGCCGCGGGCGAGGCGGGGGACCTGGAGGCCCTGCTCGCCCTGTTCACCGAGCACGGCTTCGGCGCCGAGCCGGCCAGTTCCGTACGGCTGCTCTGCGCCTGTTGCAGCGAGGGCACCCATCAGCAGGAGCGCGAGGTCCTGGCGGGTGCCCAGGCGGTGTCGCTCGCGGCTCCGGAGCCTCAGGCGCGGCTGCTGCTGGAGCGCTGGGCGGGGGAGAGGGCGATCGGCCGGAGCTGGAGCGGCCTGGCGGACGTCGGCTAG
- a CDS encoding phosphotransferase encodes MRTGRLLGSGRSADVYEMDEAWVLRRMRGGRGDAAAEAAVMQHLRSHGYPVPGVRAATRGDLVMERLSGPTMLEAFGQGLLSAQEAGLTLARLLRKLHAVPARLSAEPAVRVLHLDLHPGNVMLTPDGPKVIDWSNTEEGAPALDWAMSAVILAQVAVGGEAIGEVAEETLEALLDGNEDQVGDAGLTEAGRRRAADPMMSAREVELLGEADALIRELLPR; translated from the coding sequence ATGCGTACGGGGAGACTGCTCGGCTCGGGGCGTTCGGCGGATGTCTACGAGATGGACGAGGCGTGGGTGCTGCGGCGGATGCGCGGGGGCCGGGGTGACGCGGCGGCCGAGGCGGCGGTGATGCAGCATCTGCGCTCGCACGGTTATCCCGTGCCCGGTGTGCGGGCCGCGACCCGGGGGGACCTGGTGATGGAGCGGCTGTCCGGGCCGACCATGCTGGAGGCCTTCGGGCAGGGGCTGCTCTCCGCGCAGGAGGCGGGTCTCACCCTGGCCCGGCTGCTGCGCAAGCTGCACGCCGTGCCCGCCAGGCTTTCCGCCGAGCCCGCCGTCCGTGTGCTGCATCTGGATCTGCACCCCGGCAATGTGATGCTCACCCCGGACGGGCCGAAGGTCATCGACTGGTCCAACACCGAGGAGGGGGCGCCCGCGCTGGACTGGGCCATGTCCGCGGTGATCCTCGCCCAGGTCGCCGTCGGCGGCGAGGCGATCGGGGAGGTGGCCGAGGAGACGCTGGAGGCGCTCCTCGACGGGAACGAGGACCAGGTCGGTGACGCGGGGCTCACGGAGGCGGGCCGGCGCCGGGCGGCCGACCCGATGATGAGCGCGCGCGAGGTCGAACTCCTCGGTGAGGCGGACGCGTTGATACGGGAGCTGCTGCCGCGCTGA
- a CDS encoding glycosyltransferase family 4 protein yields the protein MTAEAMEAAPGKGAAADGERPLRIALLTYKGNPFCGGQGVYVRHLSRELARLGHRVEVIGSQPYPVLDEGLPGLSLTELPSLDLYRQPDPFRTPGRDEYRDWIDAVEVGTMWTGGFPEPLTFSLRARRHLRARRGEFDVVHDNQTLGYGLLGDVGAPLVTTIHHPITVDRQLELDAAEGWQRRASVRRWYAFTRMQKRVARRLPSVLTVSGTSRQEIVDHLRVEQDRIHVVHIGADTDLFSPDPSVPQVPGRIVTTSSADVPLKGLVFLVEALAKVRTEHPGAHLVVVGRRAEDGPVAQAIERYGLDDAVEFVKGISDAELVDLVRSTEVACVPSLYEGFSLPAAEAMATGTPLVATTGGAIPEVAGADGETCLAVPPGDPGALAAALGRLLGDPALRARLGSAGRERVLARFTWAKAAEGTVAHYRAAMALSASRIRSRAAAGTDGRGAPDAGTPATPGPDRAEAAEHTPAADELVAANRESRATC from the coding sequence GTGACCGCTGAGGCCATGGAGGCGGCCCCCGGGAAGGGCGCGGCAGCCGACGGGGAACGACCCCTGCGTATCGCGCTCCTCACCTACAAGGGAAACCCGTTCTGCGGCGGCCAGGGTGTCTACGTACGGCACCTCTCGCGCGAACTCGCCCGCCTCGGTCACCGGGTCGAGGTCATCGGTTCCCAGCCCTACCCCGTGCTCGACGAGGGACTGCCCGGCCTGAGCCTCACCGAGCTGCCCAGCCTCGACCTCTACCGTCAGCCCGACCCCTTCCGCACCCCCGGGCGCGACGAGTACCGGGACTGGATCGACGCCGTCGAGGTCGGCACGATGTGGACCGGCGGCTTTCCCGAGCCGCTGACCTTCTCGCTGCGCGCCCGCCGTCATCTGCGGGCCAGGCGCGGCGAGTTCGACGTCGTCCACGACAACCAGACGCTCGGCTACGGCCTTCTCGGGGACGTCGGCGCCCCGCTGGTGACCACCATCCACCACCCCATCACCGTCGACCGGCAGCTGGAGCTGGACGCCGCCGAGGGCTGGCAGCGCCGCGCCTCGGTCCGCCGCTGGTACGCCTTCACCCGGATGCAGAAGCGCGTCGCGCGCCGCCTGCCGTCCGTCCTCACCGTCTCCGGCACCTCCCGCCAGGAGATCGTCGACCATCTGCGGGTCGAGCAGGACCGCATCCACGTCGTCCACATCGGCGCGGACACCGACCTCTTCTCGCCGGATCCCTCCGTGCCCCAGGTGCCGGGCCGCATCGTCACCACCTCCAGCGCCGACGTGCCGCTCAAGGGCCTGGTGTTCCTCGTGGAGGCGCTCGCCAAGGTCCGCACCGAACACCCGGGCGCGCACCTCGTCGTCGTCGGCAGGCGCGCCGAGGACGGACCGGTCGCCCAGGCCATCGAGCGCTACGGCCTCGACGACGCCGTGGAGTTCGTCAAGGGCATCTCGGACGCCGAACTCGTCGACCTCGTCCGCTCGACCGAAGTCGCCTGTGTGCCCTCCCTGTACGAAGGTTTCTCGCTGCCCGCCGCCGAGGCGATGGCCACCGGGACACCGCTGGTGGCCACCACCGGCGGAGCGATCCCCGAGGTCGCGGGAGCCGACGGCGAGACCTGCCTCGCCGTTCCGCCGGGCGACCCGGGAGCGCTGGCGGCGGCCCTCGGCCGGCTCCTCGGCGACCCCGCGCTGCGCGCACGGCTCGGCTCCGCCGGACGTGAGCGCGTCCTCGCCCGCTTCACCTGGGCCAAGGCGGCCGAGGGCACGGTGGCCCACTATCGTGCGGCGATGGCCCTGTCCGCGTCCCGGATCCGCTCCCGCG
- a CDS encoding SCO2322 family protein gives MTRRRTAALALTLVPALLLLVLGGAGQAGAVGYRYWSFWDLTGGKWTYATQGPSTARPSDGDVQGFRFAVSEDSQHAVQPRGKREFASICAKTPARHGTKRVALVIDPGTPADAPSGETPPSARTACAQVAPDASTAEALAAVAGPLRYDTNALLCAITGYPRTGCGDPVAAAGPTATARPHASAPTGDGPSVGLLAGAAAVAVLGAGAVWQARRRKD, from the coding sequence GTGACCCGCCGTCGGACGGCCGCGCTCGCCCTGACACTCGTGCCCGCCCTCCTGCTCCTCGTCCTCGGTGGCGCGGGGCAGGCCGGAGCCGTCGGCTACCGCTACTGGTCCTTCTGGGACCTGACCGGCGGGAAGTGGACGTACGCCACCCAGGGCCCGTCGACCGCGCGGCCGTCCGACGGCGATGTCCAGGGCTTCCGCTTCGCGGTGAGCGAGGACTCCCAGCACGCCGTACAGCCGCGCGGGAAGCGGGAGTTCGCCTCGATCTGCGCCAAGACGCCCGCCCGGCACGGCACGAAGCGGGTGGCCCTGGTCATCGACCCGGGAACGCCCGCCGACGCGCCGTCCGGCGAGACGCCGCCGTCCGCGCGCACCGCCTGCGCCCAGGTCGCCCCCGACGCCAGCACCGCCGAGGCCCTGGCGGCGGTCGCCGGTCCGCTGCGCTACGACACCAACGCCCTGCTGTGCGCCATCACGGGCTACCCGAGGACGGGCTGCGGCGACCCGGTCGCGGCCGCCGGACCGACCGCGACCGCCCGTCCGCACGCCTCCGCGCCGACCGGCGACGGTCCCTCGGTGGGCCTGCTGGCGGGAGCGGCGGCGGTGGCCGTGCTGGGCGCGGGGGCCGTCTGGCAGGCCCGGCGGCGCAAGGACTGA
- a CDS encoding prenyltransferase/squalene oxidase repeat-containing protein encodes MFVRRTAAVLAATAVIGAVVAPAAYAAGSSPSPSPSAALPSGLFGTADPTYDGVWRQSLALLAEHTVGVKPAVKAVDWLTGQQCADGAFAAYRADAGAACDAKTQVDTNSTAAAVQALAALGGHGDATGKAVTWLKSVQNKDGGWGYMAGGPSDTNSTSVVVGALKAVGEKPKDVSKGGKSPLDALVKLSAACGKDGEGAFAYQPDKKGKLVANADATAAGVTAGMGQGFVAETGNAFELKGCVTSDSPNLADAAGNGANYLAKALAKTSYLKSALPGAKDQPDYGNTADAVVALAAIGATKDAQKPLAWLEKNSADWAAKSGPAAYAQLVFAAHATGTDPRAFGGEDLVARLTATGPAPVAAGASASPSEKKNDEKKDGGNGLAVWWIIGVGLVAGIGIGFLLSGRNKKQQL; translated from the coding sequence ATGTTTGTTCGCCGCACCGCAGCGGTACTGGCCGCCACCGCCGTCATCGGGGCGGTCGTCGCACCGGCCGCGTACGCCGCGGGCTCGTCCCCCTCGCCGTCCCCCTCGGCCGCGCTCCCCTCGGGCCTTTTCGGCACCGCCGACCCGACCTACGACGGCGTCTGGCGGCAGTCGCTCGCGCTGCTCGCCGAGCACACCGTCGGCGTGAAGCCCGCGGTCAAGGCCGTGGACTGGCTGACCGGCCAGCAGTGCGCCGACGGCGCCTTCGCCGCGTACCGCGCCGACGCGGGCGCCGCGTGCGACGCCAAGACGCAGGTCGACACCAACAGCACCGCCGCCGCCGTCCAGGCCCTCGCCGCGCTCGGCGGCCACGGCGACGCCACCGGCAAGGCCGTGACCTGGCTGAAGTCCGTGCAGAACAAGGACGGCGGCTGGGGCTACATGGCCGGCGGGCCCAGCGACACCAACTCGACGTCCGTCGTCGTCGGCGCGCTGAAGGCCGTGGGCGAGAAGCCCAAGGATGTCTCCAAGGGCGGCAAGTCCCCCCTCGACGCCCTGGTGAAGCTGTCGGCGGCCTGCGGCAAGGACGGCGAAGGCGCCTTCGCCTACCAGCCCGACAAGAAGGGCAAGCTGGTCGCGAACGCGGACGCGACCGCGGCGGGCGTGACCGCCGGCATGGGCCAGGGCTTCGTGGCCGAGACCGGCAACGCCTTCGAGCTCAAGGGGTGTGTCACCTCCGACTCCCCCAACCTGGCGGACGCCGCGGGCAACGGCGCCAACTACCTCGCCAAGGCCCTGGCGAAGACCTCGTACCTGAAGTCCGCGCTCCCGGGCGCCAAGGACCAGCCCGACTACGGCAACACGGCAGACGCGGTCGTGGCCCTGGCCGCCATCGGCGCGACGAAGGACGCGCAGAAGCCGCTCGCCTGGCTGGAGAAGAACTCCGCGGACTGGGCGGCCAAGTCCGGCCCCGCCGCGTACGCGCAGCTCGTCTTCGCCGCGCACGCCACCGGCACCGACCCGCGCGCCTTCGGCGGCGAGGACCTGGTGGCCCGGCTCACCGCCACCGGCCCGGCGCCCGTCGCGGCCGGCGCCTCGGCGAGCCCGAGCGAGAAGAAGAACGACGAGAAGAAGGACGGCGGCAACGGGCTCGCCGTCTGGTGGATCATCGGCGTCGGCCTGGTCGCGGGCATCGGCATCGGCTTCCTCCTCAGCGGCCGCAACAAGAAGCAGCAGCTGTGA
- a CDS encoding aldehyde dehydrogenase — protein MTELVEHGQLFIGGELTDPLGKDVIEVISPHTEEVIGRVPHASAADVDRAVAAARRAFDEGPWPRTSLDERIAVVARIKDAIAVRHEEIARVISSENGSPYSWSVLAQALGAMMVWDAAITVARGYTYEESRDGVLGKLLVRREPVGVVAAVVPWNVPQFVAAAKLAPALLTGCTVVLKPSPESPLDAYLLGEIAREAGLPEGVLSILPADREVSEYLVGHPGVDKVSFTGSVAAGKRVMEVASRNLTRVTLELGGKSAAVVLPDADLATSVPGIVSAAWMNNGQACVAQTRILVPRSRYDEFADAFATAASALVVGDPLDPATQVGPLVAERQRRRNLDYIRIGQEEGAKILAGGGRPRGLDRGWYVEPTLFGDVDNSMCIAREEIFGPVICLLPYGDEAEAVKIANDSDYGLSGSVWTADVAHGIDIARRVRTGTYSVNTFSLDMLGPFGGYKNSGLGREFGPEGFGEFLEHKMIHLPAGWEA, from the coding sequence ATGACCGAGCTCGTGGAACACGGACAGCTGTTCATCGGCGGGGAGTTGACCGACCCCCTCGGCAAGGACGTCATCGAGGTGATCTCGCCGCACACCGAGGAGGTCATCGGCCGGGTGCCGCACGCCTCGGCGGCGGACGTCGACCGGGCGGTCGCGGCGGCGCGGCGGGCGTTCGACGAGGGACCCTGGCCCCGGACGAGCCTGGACGAGCGGATCGCGGTCGTGGCCCGGATCAAGGACGCCATCGCCGTACGCCACGAGGAGATCGCGCGGGTCATCTCCTCGGAGAACGGCTCCCCCTATTCCTGGAGCGTCCTCGCGCAGGCCCTCGGCGCGATGATGGTGTGGGACGCGGCGATCACGGTCGCGCGCGGCTACACGTACGAGGAGAGCCGCGACGGAGTCCTCGGCAAGCTGCTCGTCCGCCGTGAGCCGGTGGGCGTGGTAGCGGCCGTGGTGCCCTGGAACGTCCCGCAGTTCGTGGCGGCGGCCAAGCTCGCGCCCGCGCTGCTGACGGGCTGCACCGTCGTCCTGAAGCCGTCGCCCGAGTCGCCCCTTGACGCCTATCTGCTCGGCGAGATCGCGCGCGAGGCCGGGCTGCCCGAGGGCGTGCTGTCGATCCTCCCGGCCGACCGCGAGGTCAGCGAGTACCTGGTCGGGCACCCCGGAGTCGACAAGGTCTCCTTCACCGGCTCGGTCGCGGCCGGCAAGCGGGTCATGGAGGTGGCCTCCCGCAATCTCACCCGCGTGACACTGGAGCTGGGCGGCAAGTCGGCCGCCGTCGTGCTGCCCGACGCCGACCTCGCCACCTCGGTCCCCGGGATCGTCTCGGCGGCCTGGATGAACAACGGCCAGGCCTGTGTGGCCCAGACCCGCATCCTCGTGCCCCGCTCGCGCTACGACGAGTTCGCGGACGCCTTCGCCACGGCGGCGAGCGCGCTGGTCGTCGGCGACCCGCTCGATCCGGCCACCCAGGTCGGCCCGCTGGTCGCCGAGCGGCAGCGGCGCCGCAACCTCGACTACATCCGCATCGGCCAGGAGGAGGGCGCCAAGATCCTGGCGGGCGGCGGGCGTCCGCGGGGTCTCGACCGCGGCTGGTACGTCGAGCCGACCCTGTTCGGGGACGTCGACAACTCGATGTGCATCGCCCGCGAGGAGATCTTCGGCCCGGTGATCTGCCTGCTCCCCTACGGCGACGAGGCCGAGGCCGTGAAGATCGCCAACGACTCCGACTACGGGCTGAGCGGCAGCGTCTGGACCGCGGACGTCGCCCATGGCATCGACATCGCCCGCCGGGTCCGTACCGGCACCTACTCGGTGAACACCTTCAGCCTCGACATGCTGGGCCCCTTCGGTGGCTACAAGAACTCGGGGCTCGGGCGGGAGTTCGGACCCGAGGGGTTCGGCGAGTTCCTGGAGCACAAGATGATCCATCTGCCGGCCGGCTGGGAGGCCTGA
- a CDS encoding ferredoxin, translating into MGDRWRVEVDRSVCIGSAQCVHLAPGAFRLDAGMQSHPVEPETDANEKILAAAEGCPVEAVMISLPAGGEPVFPPEE; encoded by the coding sequence ATGGGTGACCGCTGGCGGGTCGAGGTCGACCGGTCCGTCTGCATCGGCTCGGCCCAGTGCGTCCACCTCGCCCCGGGCGCCTTCCGCCTCGACGCCGGCATGCAGTCCCACCCCGTGGAGCCGGAGACCGACGCCAACGAGAAGATCCTCGCGGCGGCCGAGGGCTGCCCGGTCGAGGCCGTCATGATCTCGCTGCCCGCCGGCGGCGAGCCGGTGTTCCCGCCCGAGGAGTAG
- a CDS encoding CbiQ family ECF transporter T component, with the protein MGRANALHPGAWWIWALGLGTAASRTTNPLLLALLMAVAGFVVATHRTDAPWARSYTAFVKLAAAVLLIRLAFAVFLGSPIPGTHVIVTLPEIPLPHWAQGVRIGGRVTAEGLLFALYDGLKLAALLVCVGAANALANPARLLKSLPGALYEAGVAVVVALTFAPHLIADVQRLRAARRLRGRPDRGLRGLLHVGLPVLEGALERSVALAAAMDARGYGRTAQVPAGVRRTTGALTLGGLLGVCAGTYGLLTAAGDSYGLPVLLAGLAAALGGLWLGGRRSPRTRYRPDLWGVRAWLVAGSGVAVAALMIVAASGDPASLHPGVIPLVAPTLPLRPAAAILLGLLPAFAAPAVRRTPAPEESS; encoded by the coding sequence GTGGGGCGGGCCAATGCCCTGCACCCGGGGGCCTGGTGGATCTGGGCCCTGGGCCTCGGCACGGCCGCCTCCCGCACCACCAACCCCCTCCTGCTGGCGCTGCTCATGGCGGTGGCGGGCTTCGTGGTGGCCACCCACCGCACCGACGCGCCCTGGGCCCGCTCCTACACCGCGTTCGTGAAACTGGCCGCGGCCGTGCTCCTCATCCGGCTGGCCTTCGCCGTCTTCCTCGGCTCACCGATCCCCGGCACCCACGTGATCGTCACGCTGCCCGAGATCCCCCTGCCGCACTGGGCGCAAGGGGTGCGCATCGGCGGCCGGGTCACCGCCGAGGGCCTGCTCTTCGCGCTGTACGACGGCCTGAAGCTGGCCGCCCTCCTCGTCTGCGTCGGCGCGGCCAACGCCCTGGCGAATCCGGCACGCCTGCTCAAGTCGCTGCCGGGGGCGCTGTACGAGGCGGGCGTCGCCGTGGTCGTCGCGCTCACCTTCGCTCCCCATCTGATCGCCGACGTCCAGCGGCTGCGCGCCGCGCGCCGGCTCCGAGGCCGCCCCGACCGCGGGCTGCGCGGCCTGCTGCACGTCGGACTCCCCGTCCTGGAGGGCGCGCTGGAACGCTCCGTCGCGCTGGCGGCGGCGATGGACGCACGCGGGTACGGGCGCACGGCCCAGGTCCCGGCCGGCGTCCGCCGGACCACCGGAGCCCTCACCCTGGGCGGCCTGCTCGGCGTCTGCGCCGGCACCTACGGACTGCTGACCGCGGCGGGCGACAGCTACGGACTGCCGGTCCTGCTGGCCGGACTCGCCGCGGCGCTCGGCGGCCTGTGGCTGGGCGGACGCCGCTCCCCGCGCACGCGCTACCGGCCGGACCTCTGGGGCGTCCGCGCCTGGCTGGTCGCCGGTTCCGGCGTGGCGGTCGCGGCCCTCATGATCGTGGCCGCGTCCGGCGACCCGGCCTCGCTGCACCCCGGCGTCATCCCCCTGGTCGCCCCCACGCTTCCCCTCCGGCCCGCGGCGGCGATCCTGCTCGGCCTGCTCCCCGCCTTCGCGGCCCCGGCCGTCCGGCGAACCCCTGCCCCCGAGGAGTCATCGTGA
- a CDS encoding MBL fold metallo-hydrolase, whose product MTQVTDHGGGVRSIRVPIPDNPLGHTLVYLVDTDAGPVLVDTGWDDPASWDTLTEGITGCGTSVQEIHGVVITHHHPDHHGLSGRVREASGAWIAMHAADTAIVRRTRENRPERWFAYMAAKLEASGAPDDHVAPLREAQGPLRRPGTLPGFSPALPDREIVPGEHLPLPGRRLRAVWTPGHTPGHVCLHLEETHPDRLPGNGRLFSGDHLLPRITPHIGLYEDPDTHGRPPWANGVEGLGEIADPLGDYLDSLERVGRLAPAEVLPAHQHVFTDAPARVAELLAHHEERLTGLLALLAVPLTPWQLAERMEWNRPWAEIPYGSRNIAVSEAEAHIRRLVKLGRAEPVTGSDPVTYRAV is encoded by the coding sequence ATGACGCAGGTGACCGATCACGGCGGGGGCGTACGGTCGATCAGGGTCCCCATCCCGGACAACCCGCTCGGCCACACGCTGGTGTACCTGGTCGACACCGACGCGGGACCCGTCCTCGTCGACACGGGCTGGGACGACCCCGCCTCCTGGGACACACTCACCGAGGGAATCACCGGCTGCGGAACCTCCGTCCAGGAGATCCACGGCGTCGTCATCACCCACCACCACCCCGACCACCACGGCCTGTCGGGCCGGGTCCGCGAGGCGTCCGGCGCCTGGATCGCGATGCACGCCGCCGACACGGCGATCGTCCGGCGGACCCGGGAGAACCGTCCCGAGCGCTGGTTCGCCTACATGGCCGCCAAGCTGGAGGCCTCCGGAGCCCCCGACGACCACGTCGCCCCGCTCCGCGAGGCCCAGGGACCGCTCCGCCGCCCCGGCACCCTGCCCGGCTTCTCCCCCGCGCTGCCCGACCGCGAGATCGTCCCCGGCGAACACCTCCCCCTGCCCGGCCGCCGGCTGCGCGCCGTCTGGACCCCCGGCCACACGCCCGGACACGTGTGCCTGCACCTGGAGGAGACCCACCCGGACCGGCTGCCCGGCAACGGACGCCTGTTCTCCGGCGACCACCTGCTGCCGCGGATCACCCCGCACATCGGCCTCTACGAGGACCCGGACACCCACGGGCGCCCTCCCTGGGCCAACGGCGTCGAGGGCCTGGGGGAGATCGCCGATCCGCTCGGCGACTACCTCGACTCCCTGGAGCGCGTCGGACGCCTCGCCCCCGCCGAGGTGCTCCCGGCCCACCAGCACGTGTTCACCGACGCGCCCGCCCGGGTCGCGGAACTGCTCGCGCACCACGAGGAACGGCTCACCGGCCTGCTCGCACTGCTCGCCGTCCCGCTCACGCCCTGGCAGCTCGCCGAGCGCATGGAATGGAACCGCCCGTGGGCCGAGATCCCCTACGGATCACGGAACATCGCGGTCTCCGAGGCCGAGGCGCACATCCGCCGGCTGGTGAAGCTGGGCCGGGCGGAGCCGGTCACCGGCAGCGATCCGGTGACGTACAGGGCGGTATGA
- a CDS encoding TetR family transcriptional regulator: protein MPAEAKADSKNARPAPGASTPAARSGTAHTRPHSLSRPASPPLTERQEARRRRILHASAQLASRGGFDAVQMREVAESSQVALGTLYRYFPSKVHLLVATMQDQLAHMHGTLRKKPPAGDTAAERVAETLMRAFRALQREPHLADAMVRALTFADRSVSPEVDQVSRQTTVIILDSMGLDDPTPAQLSAVRVIEHTWHSALITWLSGRASIAQVKIDIETVCRLIDLTDPSER, encoded by the coding sequence ATGCCTGCGGAAGCCAAGGCGGACTCGAAGAACGCGCGACCGGCGCCGGGGGCCAGCACGCCCGCCGCGCGGTCCGGCACCGCGCACACCCGTCCGCACTCCCTGTCGCGTCCCGCCTCTCCCCCGCTCACCGAGCGGCAGGAGGCGCGCCGCCGCCGGATCCTGCACGCGAGCGCGCAGCTGGCCAGCCGGGGCGGCTTCGACGCCGTGCAGATGCGCGAGGTCGCGGAGTCCTCGCAGGTGGCGCTCGGCACCCTGTACCGCTACTTTCCCTCGAAAGTGCATCTGCTGGTCGCCACGATGCAGGACCAGCTGGCGCACATGCACGGCACGCTGCGCAAGAAGCCGCCGGCCGGGGACACGGCCGCGGAGCGGGTGGCGGAGACCCTGATGCGGGCGTTCCGCGCCCTCCAGCGCGAGCCGCACCTGGCCGACGCGATGGTCCGCGCGCTCACGTTCGCGGACCGCAGTGTCAGCCCCGAGGTCGACCAGGTGTCGCGGCAGACCACGGTGATCATCCTGGACTCGATGGGCCTGGACGATCCGACGCCGGCCCAGCTCTCCGCCGTCCGGGTGATCGAGCACACCTGGCACTCGGCCCTGATCACCTGGCTCTCCGGCCGCGCCTCCATCGCCCAGGTCAAGATAGACATCGAGACGGTCTGCCGCCTGATCGACCTGACGGACCCGTCCGAGCGGTAG